Proteins encoded in a region of the Prunus persica cultivar Lovell chromosome G4, Prunus_persica_NCBIv2, whole genome shotgun sequence genome:
- the LOC109948680 gene encoding uncharacterized protein LOC109948680: protein MPQAFIPELAWFKVMLYVATQSSEDLFRMASVCPLFHTLANTPQVWNTISMAKYPDHPGWYRANPAVQHFLQQCRACDNPESIFREAFEVFFKQGNVEALYGMRIAATAGHMEAAYLVGLLGMSGIGQSKEDALEFLCSLNQRNNIDMKGTRDALRQRLSRPIVARHILDMFDYGKIKFNHYSACNNNEWCFVIQGWPTEEKINPAFWTCCNRCKWHRESIFWFKVMRVYVVRGNPYPFN, encoded by the coding sequence ATGCCCCAAGCCTTCATCCCGGAGTTAGCTTGGTTTAAAGTGATGTTATACGTGGCAACCCAATCATCGGAAGATCTCTTCCGTATGGCATCTGTGTGCCCATTGTTCCATACTTTGGCAAACACTCCACAAGTGTGGAACACCATTTCAATGGCAAAGTACCCAGACCATCCTGGCTGGTACCGTGCCAATCCTGCGGTCCAGCATTTCTTGCAACAATGTAGGGCTTGCGATAACCCTGAGTCGATATTTAGAGAAGCATTCGAAGTGTTTTTCAAGCAGGGTAACGTGGAAGCGTTGTATGGGATGCGCATTGCAGCCACGGCAGGCCATATGGAAGCGGCATATCTAGTTGGACTACTTGGCATGTCCGGAATTGGTCAGTCAAAAGAGGATGCATTAGaattcttgtgttctttgaaTCAACGTAACAACATTGATATGAAAGGAACAAGGGATGCTTTGAGACAAAGATTAAGCCGACCAATAGTTGCAAGACATATCCTAGATATGTTTGACTATGGGAAGATTAAGTTCAATCACTACAGCGCTTGTAACAACAATGAATGGTGTTTTGTTATTCAAGGCTGGCCTACTGAAGAAAAGATAAATCCTGCCTTCTGGACTTGTTGCAATCGATGCAAATGGCACCGTGAGagtattttttggttcaaGGTGATGCGTGTGTATGTTGTGCGAGGGAATCCATACCCTTTTAATTAG
- the LOC109948681 gene encoding protein FAR1-RELATED SEQUENCE 5-like has translation MFQKFEQELIQSTTCFPELKTEDASKVVFNASERKNWETRVAEVVYVKDSDHASCSCKRFEFVGIICKHILALFRRDQIEYMPDKYILKRWKKTAKSGLVSDANGNEIKDSADPGLLIKRSTMSRLASDVVEDALMGEEGCELLSETLKSLQVKLKLLKDGPSNNEVGGSSSQTQYMKDPKRVRTSPSNNDESTPIDRSDPLFDEFDRMHGPTE, from the exons atgtttcaaaagtttgagCAAGAACTAATACAAAGTACAACATGTTTCCCAGAGCTCAAAACAGAGGATGCTTCTAAAGTTGTCTTTAATGCGAgcgaaaggaaaaattgggaaacaagaGTGGCAGAAGTCGTATATGTCAAAGATTCTGACCACGCATCGTGTAGCTGtaaaagatttgaatttgttggaattatttGCAAGCACATCCTAGCATTGTTCAGAAGGGACCAGATTGAATATATGCccgataaatatattttgaagaggtGGAAGAAAACTGCGAAATCTGGATTGGTGTCAGATGCAAATGGCAACGAAATTAAAGACTCTGCAGATCCTGGTCTTTTAATAAAGCGGAGTACAATGTCTCGACTTGCTTCAGATGTGGTTGAGGATGCATTAATGGGTGAAGAAGGATGTGAGCTACTGTCAGAGACTCTAAAAAGTTTGCaggtgaagttgaagttgttgaaggATGGACCAAGTAATAATGAAGTTGGAGGGTCCAGctctcaaacacaatataTGAAAGACCCTAAGAGAGTGAG GACATCACCATCGAACAATGACGAATCAACTCCAATAGATCGTAGTGACCCATTATTCGACGAATTTGACAGGATGCACGGACCAACTGAATGA